GCCACATCTGCCACGAACCAACCGTCGTGGCCGTCGCCCTGACACCTCACGATGAAGCCCCAGGCGCAGGCTCTCTCTGCCTGGCCCCACTTGATCGCCCGTCACAGCTCTCCCCGCCCGATCATGCGAAACGCCCCGCAAGACGCGGCTTCGCGGGGGCCTCGTTTGTTCTGCCCCCTGCCCGCCGTTCGAAGGCAGACATCAGGCGCTCAAGCCCGCCGCACGACGGTTCCCTCGATGCGCACGCACGCCCCGTCGAAGACGACCTCCACGTCCGAGAGGCGCACGGCTTCGTCCATGTGGGAGACCCCCGCACCGCCCGTGACCACCGACATCGGACTGAGCGCAACCAAGGCCTCGAGATCGCAGCTGACGACGTCGACCAGATCGGCAGCTAGCGCCGTCCATACGCGCGTCGGATCGCCCTCCACGACGGCTTCGGCGACGCCCTGCTCGGCCAGCGCAGCCAGCTCTTCGCGCAACCCGACGACATCGCTGGCCCGCAGGCGTGGACGTCGGTCGTGCGCAGGCGCGGGAGGGCTGACGCGCGCATCGGGGGCGGTGAGCGCGACCCCGTTGGCAGTCATCTCCCACCGCGCCACCACCCGCGGACGGGGCGCGCTCACGGTTTGCCGGGAGCCCCTGACGCGCGGGGTTCCGGCGTCTCGCGCTCGAACGCGATCGCTCTGACGACCCGCGCGAACAGCGGCTCGAACTGCGCGTACGTCTTCTCGAGCGCGGTGAAGGTGAAGAGATAGCTGACCTCTCGATGGGCGATCCGGAGCTGCAGGTTTCGAAGCGGGCGCCCATCGACCTCGAGGGTTCCCCCGATGATGATGCACGGGAGGCCATCGATGCGGGTGAAGGCCCTGTCCTTGACCGCGTACTTGTAGGGCTTCATCTCGGCGGTCATGCGCTTCGCCATGTCGGCCGCCATTGCCGCCTTCAGCGTGTAGCTCTTGGGGACCTGGGTCTGGCTCACCACCATGTTGGCGTTGAACCCGTCGCGGGGCTGAGCCTCACCCGCCACCAGGGAGTAGAGCAGCCCCTGAGTGTCTTCCGGGAGCGTGCCCTCGACCCAGTCGGCTGGCACGGCAAGCGCATACCGACCGAAGCGATCGCGGAGCGGATGCCAGTCGGCGCCTGGTTCTGGGACGCGTGACAGGGTCTTGAGAAAAGTGCCTGCCCAGCTGACGCTGTCGGGGGCGCTAGAGGCCTTGGTGGCGTGCACGGGAGATGGAGACGGCCGAGGCGGGCTGGGCGACGCCGAAGGCGAGGGCAGGGGCGTGCCTGAGGGCGCCGGCGCCGCGGCGGCGGGAAGGGCGCCACAGAACGTCAGCAAGGCGAGAAGAAGCAGGCAGGGTCTTCGAACGAAGGAGGCAGAGGACATGCTGGCGGTTTCGGCTCGGCCAGCGCCCCCCCCTTCCCCGCGACGGCCCACGCCAGAGAAGGGCGTCGTCAGCGCACGGGAAGGTTGTGCAGCCGGTTGTAGACCCACTCGCGCAGCCCAGGCGTGAGAAACGTGCGCCCCTGCAAGGACTGGCGATACCAGCAAGCCGCCTCTTCCCATCGCTCGCGCGACTCGTGCAGCAGCCCGACGACCACGGCCGCCGGCAGGTGGGCCGGGCTCCCATGGCCGCACGGTCGCTCGGCGGCGCGCTCGAAGTGGCGGATCAAGAGGTCGGGTTCGCAGCACTGCGCCAGCCAGCAGAGCCCGTGGTGGAGAATGCCGCGCAACGCGTCGCGCATCTGGCGATAGGTCTCGTCCCACTCGGGGGACGCCGTCCAGAGGTGATCGCGCCCCTGCAGGATGCGACCGAGAGACGCCCGCACGTGGCAGCGCGTGACGTGTGGCGGAAGCGTCTGGGGAAGCGTATCACCGTCGACATCCGGCGCGAATGGCATGTGCACGCCGAGGCGCACCGCGAAGCGCCCATCACCCGGCGGAGCGACGAACTCGATGACCTGGGTGAACCTGCCGTTGCTGCGACTGAAGAGCAGCCGCCCGCGATGGCGGAACCCCACATTGATCAGGCGGGGAGTGATCACGGCTTGAACGGAGTCGCAGAAGGTATCGTTGATGCTCAGGGCCTTCTCCCTCCTCCCCAGAGCGCTGACCGGCGCGTGGCGCGCAGGCAGGCGAGCGACTCGTCTGGAGAGATTGTAGGGGATGGAGCGTTGTTTTTTCAACGCCGCGGGGCACTGAGATCGATACCCGAGAACGGGTCAGTCAAACATGGTCTCGAGGCCCACCGATACGCCCACAGGCGCGCTGCCGATGCGCCGCACCGCCAGCACGACCCCCGGCATGAACGAGGCGCGGGTGAGGCTGTCGTGTCGCAGGGTGAGCGTCTCCCCCGTAGCGCCGAAGATGACCTCTTGGTGAGCCACGAGCCCCGGAAGGCGAACCGAGTGGACGCGAACCCCCTGATGATCGGCGCCTCGGGCGCCGGCAACCTTCTCGACCTCGCCCGCCACGCCCTCGGAAACGCGCACCGCCGCCACAAGCTCGGCGGTGCGGAGCGCGGTGCCCGAGGGGGCATCGATCTTCTTCTCGTGATGCAGCTCGATGATCTCTGCCCAGGGATAGTAGCGGGCAGCCTCCTGCGCGAAGCGCATCATGAGAACCGCCCCCAGCGCGAAGTTGGGCGCAAGCAGAACGGGAACGCCGCGCGACCTGGCCGTCGCGTCGATGTCGGCGATGGTCTCGGCCGACAGCCCGGTGGTTCCGACGACACAGGCCACCCCCTCGGAGATGGCCGCCCGCACGATGCTCGGGCAGGCGTCGGCGCGGGTGAAATCGACCAGCACATGGGCCCCACGCAGCGTCTCTGCGGGCGTGGAGGTCACGCACACGCCACAGGGCGGCAGCCCCGCGAGCTCAGCGGCATCGCGTCCGGCCTCTCCCACATCGAGCGCGCCCACGAGGCGCAGGTCGGGCTGGCCCAGAACCGCCCCCACGGCCTCACGTCCCATGCGACCGCTTGCGCCCGACACCACGACACGAATCGGCTGGTCTGCTGCGGTGGACATGCTCAGCGAGACTCCGCGCTCACCAGCGCACGAGCGGCCTCTCCCGCTGCGGCGTCCAGCGCCTGCGCCTCAGCGCCGCGACCACGTCGCCGGGGGCGCGGCTTCTCGAGCACGCTGGGATCCTCTTGCCACGGCCCATCGCCGATGCTGCGCAGCAAGCGGTTCTTCGCCCCCTTGAACGGCCCCAGGGCGGCCACGCAGTAGCGCTCGAGATCGAGATAGCGGCGCGCAAAGTCGTTCACGTCGTCGATGGTCACCGCGTCGATGCGCGCCATGACCTCCTCGGGGGGGACGAAGCGCTGATAGCACTGCTGCGAGCGCATGAGGCGCATCATGCGATACGACGACGACTCGAGGCCGAGGGCGAACGAGCCCTTCAGGTACTCGCGGGAGCGCTCGAACTCGCGCTGCGTGATGCCGTTGCGACGCAGGTCGTCGCAGATGTGCCGAAGCCGCGTCATCACCTCGGGGATGCTCTCCGGCCCTGCCACCGCGTAGATGCCGAAGACACCGCCCTCCATGTAGCTGTAGATGTACGAGCCGATGTTGTACACCAGCCCGCGCTGCTCGCGGATGTCCTGGAAGAGGCGCGAGCTCATGCCGCCGCCGAGAACGTTGTCGAGCATCTGGAGCTTGTACTTGTCGGTGTCGGGCAGGGCGAGACCCTCGCCACCCAGGCACACGTAGACCTGCTCGGTGTTGCGGCTGCGATACACGTAGCGGTTGTGCACGGGAGGCAACGAGGCCACGTGCTCTGCCGGCGCCTGCCCCGGCGCGCCAAACCACTGCGCGGCCTTCTCGACCACGAGGTCGTGATCGACATGGCCCGCCACGGTGACCATCATGCTCGACGGGACGTAGTGCCGATCGCGATATCGCACGAGCTGCTCACGACTGGCCCCGCGAACCACCTCCTCGGTGCCGATGGTGGAGCGGCCCAGCGGATGGCCGTTCCACACGGTGCGCAGGAACATGTCGTGAATGACGTCGGGCGGCGAATCTTCGTAGGTCTTGATCTCGTCGACCACAACCTTCTTCTCGACCGCGAGGTCGTCTGGGGCGAAGAGCGAGTTGTTCATCATGTCGCCGATGAGATCGAGGGAGAGGGCGAGGTGGCGATCGACGACGCGCGCCGAGTAGCAGGTCTGCTCTTTATCGGTGGAGCCGTTCAGGTACCCGCCAACCCCTTCCATGAGGTCGGCGATGTCGTACGCGGAGCGCGTGGGGGTGCCCTTGAAGAGCATGTGCTCGACGAAGTGCGAGATGCCCGCGTCTTGGGGCGCCTCGTTCTTCGACCCCACGTCGACCCACACGCCGAGTGTGGCCGAGACCGAGGTCGGGATGTTCTCTGTGAGAACCACCAGGCCGTTGTCGAGGGACGTTCGGGCTACCTCGCCGGTTCGTTCGGTCTTCATCTGCTCGCTCGCCGCGCTCCTTTGCTCGTCTGGAATGCTTCTACACGGCACGGGCCGCTCTCCTGGCCCGGCCGCTCAGGTGCGGGTCGTGGCCCGCCCTCGCCGACGCGCCACCGCACAGGAAGAAGGCCCCGCGGTCTCGCCCCCCTGCGGTCGGGCGAGCATCTCCTCGGCCTGGCGCAAGGTCGTCTCGCTGGCCTGCTTTCCGGCCATCATGCGCGCAATCTCGAGCGCGCGCTCACCGGCGCCAAGCAGAACGGCGTGTGTGGCGGTCTGGCCTTCAGCCACCACCTTGCGCAGGCTCCAGTGCACCGTGGCCGCGGCGGCCACGAGGGGGAGGTGGGTGACGCAGATGACCTGTCGCCCCGCCGCGCTCGTGGCGATGACACGCAGCCGCGCCGCCACGGCCTCTGCCGCCACGCCGCCGAGACCGGCGTCGACCTCGTCGAAGATCATGGTGGGAATGGGATTGATGCGCGCCAGCACCGACTGGATGGCCAGCATCACCCGCGACATCTCTCCGCCAGAGGCGATCCGCGCCAGCGGTTGGAGCGGCTGCCCGGGATTCGCCGAGATGAGGAACTCCACGGTGTCTGCCCCCGTCGGGCCGACCCTGAGCGGCTCGGTTCCGAGCGCTGGGACAGCCACGCCGTCGACGTCTGGTGTCGTGGTGAAGCTGACGGCAAAGCGCGTGTTGGGCATCTCGAGATCGGTCAGCTCGCGCGCCACATCGCCCTCGAGCGAGAGCGCCGCTTCCCGCCGGAGCTGCGACAGCGCTCCGGCGGCTTCCGCAAGAACGCGCTCGGCGTCAGCGATCTCAGCGTCGAGCGCGGCCGCACGCTCCTGCGAGTGCTCGATGGCGTCGAGCTCCGCGCGGGCGCGACGGCCGTAGGCGATGATCTCGCCAACGGTGGCGCCATACTTCTTCTGCAGTCGCTGCAGGGCCGACAGGCGCTCGTTGACCTGCTCGAGACGATGGGGATGGGCCTCCACGCCCTCGGCGTATCCCGCCACCTCTCGCGCCAGCTCGTCGACCGCCACCGCGAGTGCCGCGGCAGACGCGGCAAGGGGAGAGGCCCCCGCGTCAAGCGGCTCGATCTGTGAGAGCACCTTCGAAATGCGGCCCAGGGCGGTGCGCGCGCCCCCGTCGCCATCGCCGCCGTCGAGAAGCGCAAGGGCCTCCTCGGCCCGCAGGCGGATGCGATCGGCATTGGCGAGAACGCGGCGCTCGGCCTCGAGGCTCTCGAGCTCATCGGGTTCCTCACGCAGGGCCATCGCCTCGATCTCCTCGGCCTCGAAGGTCAGCCACTCCCGCCTGCGCGCGCGCTCCCGCGCCGCTGCCTCGAGGGCCTGACGCTCGTCACGAAGCCGCTTCCACACCTTGTGGCTGCCCGCCACCACGGCACGCTGCTCGAGCAGCGCCGGCCCCGCCAGACGATCGAGGAGATCGAGATGGCGGGCAGGTCGCAGCAAGGCATAGGCGTCGTGCTGACCGTGGATCTCGACCAGCAGGTCTCCCAGCGCCTCGAGCGCGGCCTGGGTCACCAGGGTGCCGTTGACACGATAGGCATTGCGCCCGCTCGCCGCGGTCTCTCGCGCAAGCACGACGCAGCCGTCATCGGTCGAGATGCTCGCGGCCTCGAGATGGGCTGTCACCTCTGGCGAGACATGGGTGAACGTCGCCTCGACCCGCGCCGCGCGGGCGCCGGCTCTCACCAGCGAGGCGCTTCCCCGCGCCCCGAGCACAAAGCCGAGCGCGTCGATGACAATGGACTTGCCCGAACCGGTCTCGCCGGTGAGTACATTCAGGCCTTCGTCGAGGCGCAGCCGCAGATGCTCGATGATGGCGAAATCATGGATGGAGAGCTCGGACAGCATGGATCAGCCTCCGTGAGATCAGCGCATTGAACTTGCTTCAAGGAGAGCCGATTCGATGCACACGTCGAGATCTACTGCAGACCCGGCGCATGCGCCGACAGGTCGGCACCACAGCAGGAACTCCGCATTGCCCGCGGGGCCCAGAATGGGCGAGGGAACCACGCCTTGAGGCGCCAGCCCGCTGTTCCGGCATGCAGCCGCAACCTCGTGCAGCACGCGCCGGTGCACGGCCGGATCTCGCACCACCCCGCCCTTCCCCACATCTCTGGGGCCCGCCTCGAACTGCGGCTTGACCAGCGCGACCAGATGGGCTGACGCGGTCAGCAGGGGGGTGATCGCGGGCACGATCTTCGAGAGCGAGATGAACGAGACATCGGCCACGGCCACATCGATGGGCTCGGGCACCTGATCGCGGGAGAGGTGGCGCGCGTTGACCCGCTCGCTCGAGACGACACGCGCATCCGCGCGCAGACGGGCGTCGAGCTGGCCATAGCCCACGTCGATGGCGTAGACGCGGCGCGCACCTCGCTGCAGGAGGCAGTCGGTGAACCCCCCCGTGGACGCGCCAGCGTCGAGGCACACACAGCCCTCGGGAGCGATGCCGAAGACATCGAGCGCCCGCTCGAGCTTCAGCCCTCCACGGCTCACGTAGGGGCAGGCGGGGCCTTCGACCTCGATGACCGACCCCACGGGAACACGCGCCCCGGCCTTGTCGCCGGAACGCCCGTCGACGCGCACGCGCCTGGCGAGGATGAGCGCCTGCGCGCGTTCGCGGGTGGGCGCGAGACCGCGCTCCACCAGCAGCACGTCGAGGCGCTGCTTGTCGACGCTCAGCGGGATCGCGCGGGCTGCAGCTCGCCGCGGAACGACGGGGCGTCAGCGCTGCAGATGGCGCGCACCTGGGCAAGGATGGCGTCGGCCGAGACCCCTTCCTGCTCGCGCAGGACCGCGGGGGGCGCGTGCTCGACCACGTGGTCGTCGACCCCGATGATGTGCACGGGAACCTGGAGGTTCTGCTCGGCCAGGCACTCGAGAACCGCCGACCCGAAACCGCCCTGACGCGCGTGTTCCTCGAGGGTGACGATGCGCGTGCACTCGCGCGCCATTCGCGCCACCATCTCGGCGTCGATGGGCTTCACGAAGCGCATGTTCACCACCGCGGCCTGAATGCCGAACGACGCCAGCTGCTCGGCCACGAGCAGGCTCGGATAGACGGTGTTGCCATAGGCCAGCAGGGCCACGTCACGCCCCTCGCGCAGCAGCTCGGCCACCCCGATGGGCAGCGACTGCATCACGGGGTCGAGCGCCACACCGACACCCGTGCCACGCGGATAGCGCAGGGCGATGGGGCCGCCTTTGTACTCGACGGCGGTGTAGAGCATGTGCCGGAGCTCGTTCTCGTCTTTCGGGGCCATGACGACCATGTTGGGCAGCGCGCGCAGGTAGGCGATGTCGTACATGCCCATGTGGGTGCCGCCGTCTTCTCCGACGAGGCCCGCGCGGTCCATGGCGAGGACGACGGGCAGGTTCTGGATGCACACATCGTGCACGATCTGATCGTAGGCGCGCTGCATGAAGGTCGAGTAGATGGCGGCCACGGGGCGTATGCCTTCGGCCGCGAGACCCGCTGCGAAGGTCACCGCGTGCTGCTCGGCGATGCCCACGTCGAAGAACCGCTGCGGGAAGGTGTTCGAGAACTCGACGAGCCCCGTGCCCTGGGGCATGGCCGCGGTGATGGCCACCACCTTGGGGTTCGCCTTCGCCAGCTCGACCAGGGTCTTGCCGAAGACCTCGGTGTACTGGGGAATCGATGGCCCCTGGGCGGCCGCACTCTTGCCGGTGGCGATGTCGAAGGCAACCACACCGTGCAGCTTGATGGGATCGTTCTCGGCGGGGGCGTACCCCTTGCCCTTCTGGGTCACCACGTGAACCATGCGCGGGCCCTTCATGCCCTTGACCTTCTCGAAGGTGCTCACGAGCGTGTTCACGTCGTGCCCGTCGAACGGCCCGAGGTAGGTGAATCCGAGCGCCTCGAACAGCACGCCCTGCGTGAGCAGATAGGTGAGATGCTCCTCGAGATACTGCGCGTTGCTGAGCAACGCCTTGCCGATGCCCGGGATCTGCTTGATGAGCTTGCCGACCTCGTCGCGCAGGTGGATGAACGACGGCTGCATGCGGATCTGGGAGAGATAGCTCGAGAGCGCGCCCACGTTCTTGGCGATGGACATCTCGTTGTCGTTGAGAACCACGATCATGTCGGCGTCGAGGTGTCCCGCGTTGTTCATGGCCTCGAAGGCCATGCCCGCGGTGCAGGCGCCGTCACCGATGACGGCCACCACCTGGTTGTCGTGGCCCAGCAGGTCGCGGGCCTTCGCAAAGCCCAGGCCCGCCGAGATCGACGTGCTCGAGTGACCGGCGCCGAACACGTCATGCGGGCTCTCGTCACGGCGCAGGAAGCCGCTGAGCCCCTTGTGCTGGCGGATGGTGTGGAAGCGGTCGCGCCGACCGGTGAGGATCTTGTGGGGATAGGCCTGGTGACCCACGTCCCAGATGATCTTGTCCTTGGGCGAGTCGAAGACGCGATGGAGCGCAACGGCCAGCTCGACGGTTCCAAGGTTGGAAGCGAGATGTCCGCCGACCTTCGAGAGCGTTCCGATGATGAGATCGCGAACTTCCTGGCACAGCACGAGAAGCTCATCGCTCTCAAGGCGCTTCAGGTCGTCCGGACCATTGATCATGTCAAGAAGCTGGGGCATATCGCACTCCTCTGAATCTGAACGGGCGTAAAAATCCCTGCGGCATTCGTCCAAGAGCCCGTGAGTCCTCTATTTTCAGACGAATCTTGCGATTCCGGCCGCGAGAGACGTGTCACTCCTTGCGAAGGAGCAGATACCGCGCGAGCTCGCGCAGCGGCTCGGCGGGGGGACCGAAGCGCTCGAGATGAGCCAGGGCGTCGCGCGTCGCTGTCTCGGCCTTCTGGCGCGAGACCTCGACCCCGAACACCGCCGGATAGCTGGCTGACTCGGTCTTCTCGCCCCAGTCGAGCAGGTCATCGGTGATCTGGAAGACGAGCCCGAGGTTCTCTGCGTAGGCCGTGAGATCGGCCAGCGCGTCCGGGGCGGCGTCGCAGAGCAGAGCCCCCGCCCGCACGGCCCCTCGGATGAGTGCGCCGGTCTTGGCGCGGTGGATGGCCACCACCTCGTCAGCCCCGATGGACGCGCGGCGCATGGCGCGGATGTCGAGAACCTGACCGCCCACCATGCCGTCGAAGCCGGCGCACAGCGCCAGTTCGTCGATGACGGCCAGAACGGCCTCGGGCCGAACCCCCGCGACGCGCGCGTTGAGCGCGGCCACGCGAAAGGCGTCGATGACGAGGGCATCACCGGCCAGCAGGGCCTCGGCCTCTCCAAACTGCTTGTGCACCGTGGGCTTGCCACGACGGAAGTCGTCGTCGTCCATGCAGGGGAGATCGTCGTGCACCAGCGAGAAGGCGTGCATCATCTCCCACGCGCAGGCGGCCGGCATGACGCGGCCGGCCGTGTAGCCGAGGGCCTCGGCGGTGGCCACCGTGAGCACGGGGCGGAACCGCTTGCCCCCAGGGAAGCAGGCGTACGACATCATCTCGCCCACGTCTGCCAGGGTCTGGCGGGGAATGAACGTGGAGAGCGCGGCGTCGATCTCCACCGCTCGCGACGCAATGTATGCTTTCAGGTCGAGAACGCCGTTTTCGAGGGTCATGGGGGAAGCTGCTCCTGCGATGCGCTCGTCGTCGACGCGAGAGGCGCGATGCCGATCTCGCCATTGTCGCCGTCTACGAGCTTCTGGATCTTCGCCTCGGCCGTTGCGAGCTTGCGGGCACATGCGCGAGAGAGCGCAATGCCCGACTCGAACTGCTCCATCGAGCGCTCGAGGCTGAGGTCTCCACGCTCGAGATGGGTGACGGCGCTCTCAAGGCGCGCCAAGGCCTCCTCGAAGGTCAGCGTCTCCAGGTCGGCGGAAGACTGCCCATCATTCGTACCACTCACGGTTTCCCCTCCTTTTCTCTCTCGTCCGGGCGGCCGGAGACCGCCTCGGTCGCCGTGAAGGCGCGCGGTGAGGCCTGCTCGACCGTCACCTGCGCCACCCCGTCGGTGAGCACGAGGTCGAGGTGGCGACCTGCCCACGCCTGCTCGACCCGCGTCACCGCTTCCCCCTCGGCGCTGCGACAGACCACGTAGCCTCTCGCAAGGACCTGCAGGGGACTGAGGGCGTCGAGGCGTCCGACGAGGCGGCCGAGACGGCCCTCCTGTCGCTTCACCTGGTTGCGCACCGCGGTCTCGAGACGCACCTCGAGGTCTGACAGGCGCTGCCGACGACCATCGAGCAGGCGTCCGGGCGAGAGCCGGAGCCGTCGCCGCTCGATGCCGTCGAGGCGCTCCCGGGATCGCTCGCCCGCGCAGGTCGCTCACCGCCTCGAGGCTGGCCTCCCGATCGGGCGTGACCCGCGCGGCCGCTGCGGTGGGCGTGGCCGCGCGCTCGTCAGCCACGAGATCGGCGATGGTGAAGTCGGTCTCATGCCCGACACCGCTCACGATCGGAATCGGGCAGCCCGCGATGGCCCGCGCCACGTCTTCATCGTTGAAGGCGTTGAGCTCCTCGAACGATCCGCCGCCCCGCCCCACGATGATGACATCGATGGACGTGCCGCCCGCGTGCGCCAGGCAGAGGCGGTGAAGGGCCGCCACGACGCTTCGCGGCGCGTCGGCGCCTTGCACGACGGCGGGCGAGAG
The Pseudomonadota bacterium genome window above contains:
- a CDS encoding insulinase family protein, which produces MKTERTGEVARTSLDNGLVVLTENIPTSVSATLGVWVDVGSKNEAPQDAGISHFVEHMLFKGTPTRSAYDIADLMEGVGGYLNGSTDKEQTCYSARVVDRHLALSLDLIGDMMNNSLFAPDDLAVEKKVVVDEIKTYEDSPPDVIHDMFLRTVWNGHPLGRSTIGTEEVVRGASREQLVRYRDRHYVPSSMMVTVAGHVDHDLVVEKAAQWFGAPGQAPAEHVASLPPVHNRYVYRSRNTEQVYVCLGGEGLALPDTDKYKLQMLDNVLGGGMSSRLFQDIREQRGLVYNIGSYIYSYMEGGVFGIYAVAGPESIPEVMTRLRHICDDLRRNGITQREFERSREYLKGSFALGLESSSYRMMRLMRSQQCYQRFVPPEEVMARIDAVTIDDVNDFARRYLDLERYCVAALGPFKGAKNRLLRSIGDGPWQEDPSVLEKPRPRRRGRGAEAQALDAAAGEAARALVSAESR
- a CDS encoding 4-hydroxy-tetrahydrodipicolinate reductase, with the translated sequence MSTAADQPIRVVVSGASGRMGREAVGAVLGQPDLRLVGALDVGEAGRDAAELAGLPPCGVCVTSTPAETLRGAHVLVDFTRADACPSIVRAAISEGVACVVGTTGLSAETIADIDATARSRGVPVLLAPNFALGAVLMMRFAQEAARYYPWAEIIELHHEKKIDAPSGTALRTAELVAAVRVSEGVAGEVEKVAGARGADHQGVRVHSVRLPGLVAHQEVIFGATGETLTLRHDSLTRASFMPGVVLAVRRIGSAPVGVSVGLETMFD
- the xseA gene encoding exodeoxyribonuclease VII large subunit translates to MGGAGVNVWTVRELTSYIKGVLEGDFSLAGMSVSGELSNVKRAHNGHIWFTLKDEGAQLGAVMFKGDAMRCKLTPSEGMKVVASGRLTVYEPRGNYQMVVSDLRPDGLGDLYAAFLQRKEKLQAEGLFDAARKRAIPRYPTRVGIVTSEQGAALRDMLTTIRRRHPGVSVLLSPAVVQGADAPRSVVAALHRLCLAHAGGTSIDVIIVGRGGGSFEELNAFNDEDVARAIAGCPIPIVSGVGHETDFTIADLVADERAATPTAAAARVTPDREASLEAVSDLRGRAIPGAPRRHRAATAPALARTPARWSSAAPVRPRGASRDRGAQPGEATGGPSRPPRRTPRRPQSPAGPCERLRGLSQRRGGSGDAGRAGVGRSPPRPRAHRRGGAGDGRAGLTARLHGDRGGLRPPGRERKGGETVSGTNDGQSSADLETLTFEEALARLESAVTHLERGDLSLERSMEQFESGIALSRACARKLATAEAKIQKLVDGDNGEIGIAPLASTTSASQEQLPP
- the dxs gene encoding 1-deoxy-D-xylulose-5-phosphate synthase, whose protein sequence is MPQLLDMINGPDDLKRLESDELLVLCQEVRDLIIGTLSKVGGHLASNLGTVELAVALHRVFDSPKDKIIWDVGHQAYPHKILTGRRDRFHTIRQHKGLSGFLRRDESPHDVFGAGHSSTSISAGLGFAKARDLLGHDNQVVAVIGDGACTAGMAFEAMNNAGHLDADMIVVLNDNEMSIAKNVGALSSYLSQIRMQPSFIHLRDEVGKLIKQIPGIGKALLSNAQYLEEHLTYLLTQGVLFEALGFTYLGPFDGHDVNTLVSTFEKVKGMKGPRMVHVVTQKGKGYAPAENDPIKLHGVVAFDIATGKSAAAQGPSIPQYTEVFGKTLVELAKANPKVVAITAAMPQGTGLVEFSNTFPQRFFDVGIAEQHAVTFAAGLAAEGIRPVAAIYSTFMQRAYDQIVHDVCIQNLPVVLAMDRAGLVGEDGGTHMGMYDIAYLRALPNMVVMAPKDENELRHMLYTAVEYKGGPIALRYPRGTGVGVALDPVMQSLPIGVAELLREGRDVALLAYGNTVYPSLLVAEQLASFGIQAAVVNMRFVKPIDAEMVARMARECTRIVTLEEHARQGGFGSAVLECLAEQNLQVPVHIIGVDDHVVEHAPPAVLREQEGVSADAILAQVRAICSADAPSFRGELQPARSR
- a CDS encoding TlyA family RNA methyltransferase — its product is MLVERGLAPTRERAQALILARRVRVDGRSGDKAGARVPVGSVIEVEGPACPYVSRGGLKLERALDVFGIAPEGCVCLDAGASTGGFTDCLLQRGARRVYAIDVGYGQLDARLRADARVVSSERVNARHLSRDQVPEPIDVAVADVSFISLSKIVPAITPLLTASAHLVALVKPQFEAGPRDVGKGGVVRDPAVHRRVLHEVAAACRNSGLAPQGVVPSPILGPAGNAEFLLWCRPVGACAGSAVDLDVCIESALLEASSMR
- a CDS encoding DUF4304 domain-containing protein, giving the protein MKKQRSIPYNLSRRVARLPARHAPVSALGRREKALSINDTFCDSVQAVITPRLINVGFRHRGRLLFSRSNGRFTQVIEFVAPPGDGRFAVRLGVHMPFAPDVDGDTLPQTLPPHVTRCHVRASLGRILQGRDHLWTASPEWDETYRQMRDALRGILHHGLCWLAQCCEPDLLIRHFERAAERPCGHGSPAHLPAAVVVGLLHESRERWEEAACWYRQSLQGRTFLTPGLREWVYNRLHNLPVR
- the recN gene encoding DNA repair protein RecN, translated to MLSELSIHDFAIIEHLRLRLDEGLNVLTGETGSGKSIVIDALGFVLGARGSASLVRAGARAARVEATFTHVSPEVTAHLEAASISTDDGCVVLARETAASGRNAYRVNGTLVTQAALEALGDLLVEIHGQHDAYALLRPARHLDLLDRLAGPALLEQRAVVAGSHKVWKRLRDERQALEAAARERARRREWLTFEAEEIEAMALREEPDELESLEAERRVLANADRIRLRAEEALALLDGGDGDGGARTALGRISKVLSQIEPLDAGASPLAASAAALAVAVDELAREVAGYAEGVEAHPHRLEQVNERLSALQRLQKKYGATVGEIIAYGRRARAELDAIEHSQERAAALDAEIADAERVLAEAAGALSQLRREAALSLEGDVARELTDLEMPNTRFAVSFTTTPDVDGVAVPALGTEPLRVGPTGADTVEFLISANPGQPLQPLARIASGGEMSRVMLAIQSVLARINPIPTMIFDEVDAGLGGVAAEAVAARLRVIATSAAGRQVICVTHLPLVAAAATVHWSLRKVVAEGQTATHAVLLGAGERALEIARMMAGKQASETTLRQAEEMLARPQGGETAGPSSCAVARRRGRATTRT
- a CDS encoding polyprenyl synthetase family protein, translated to MTLENGVLDLKAYIASRAVEIDAALSTFIPRQTLADVGEMMSYACFPGGKRFRPVLTVATAEALGYTAGRVMPAACAWEMMHAFSLVHDDLPCMDDDDFRRGKPTVHKQFGEAEALLAGDALVIDAFRVAALNARVAGVRPEAVLAVIDELALCAGFDGMVGGQVLDIRAMRRASIGADEVVAIHRAKTGALIRGAVRAGALLCDAAPDALADLTAYAENLGLVFQITDDLLDWGEKTESASYPAVFGVEVSRQKAETATRDALAHLERFGPPAEPLRELARYLLLRKE